CCTTGGGAATCGAAATACGGATCGTTTTGTTCTTTTCATTTACTTGGACATCCTCTTTCCCTACTTTGCTTAAATCTACTCCTGCCATCACTTTTCCGGGAATAATCAATAGAATTTTTCTTTTCGTTCCAGGGACGTCCACCCCGATTTTCTTGCCAAAGATCTCATTATCCTCTTGCTCGATTACCGCCTTTGAATAGGCTTCAGCCGTAGCCAGAGAATTCAAATCTTTAATTTGTTCAATAAAAGCACCGGATTGATGCTGCCCTTCGCCTGAATAAAAGGAGCTGAAACCGATGATGCCAAGCAGAATCACAGCCAATAACAAAAACATCCGCCAACCGCGGGTCAGTCTTCCCGCTGTGTAAACGGGGGCTCTTCCTGCTGCTGCGGCAGCGGCTGTTCGCTGCTTTCCCGCTTTCAATTCCCGCAGCAGTGCTTCCATCTGCTCTAGCTTTTCTCTGTCTCGCTGGTCCATCTTATCTTCCTTTCTCTCTGTTTATTCCTATATATTTTACCAGTCTCTATGAGGCGCATCACTTGAAAAAACTTGTATTCACCGATTATCTTTTTTAGAATATGAGTACCTGCAGAATACAATTTCGATATTGAGATATGGGCAGATGGATACAATAGGAGGGCTTGACAACATGACAATGAAAAAAACTTTAACCATTGCGGGCTCCGACACAAGCGGCGGTGCCGGCATTCAAGCGGACTTAAAAACCTTTCAAGAACATGGCGTTTATGGGATGACCGCTTTAACGACGATTGTTACGATGGATCCCGATAACCATTGGAGCCACGGTGTTCACCCGCTATCCATTGATACGCTGGAAGCGCAGCTGAAAACAGCGATGTCCGTCGGCATTGACGCGATGAAAACAGGCATGCTCGCTACGGCAGAAATTATTGAGGTGGCGGGAAAACATATTAAAGCCAATGGATTGGACAAGGTTGTCATTGATCCGGTGATGGTATGCAAAGGGGAAGATGAAGTATTAAATCCCGAAGCGCCTGCAGCTATGCGCGAATTCCTGCTTCCGCTGGCGACCGTGATCACCCCAAATCTGTTTGAAGCCGGGCAATTATCCGGGGCCGGTCCGATCCGCACAGTCGATGATATGAAAGCGGCGGCCAAGCAGATCCACGACTTAGGGGCGAAGAATGTTGTCGTTAAAGGCGGAAAACAGCTGGAGCATGATAAAGCCATCGATGTGTTTTATGACGGGGCGGATTTCACTGTGCTAGAAGCGGAAAAAATCGCTACCACATACAACCATGGCGCTGGCTGCACATTTGCGGCAGCTATCACAGCCAACTTAGCTAACGGTCTTAGCGTTAAAGAATCCGTCGCCAATGCGAAGGCTTTTGCCAACGCGGCAATCCGCCACGGCTTTCGGTTAAACCAATACGTTGGCCCGGTGATGCATGGCGCTTTTAATAAAGTCAACGGCTAAGCTTAGCTTGACTGTCCGATGAACGGGCAGTCTCTTTTTTTCGCTTTCAGCGCTTTGTTTTAGTAAAATACTGAATATAGGCTGAGAGAGGAGGATGAATGTGGAGCCAATTATCGTACCGAAAGTTCAAGAAGTTATTAATCGCTTGGCTAATAAAGAAGTATATATTCATCTGGAAACTACGAATGGCGCATATGCCTCTCACTTAAATGAAAAGTTTTTTTCTGCGGGAGCATATATCCGCAATGCTCAAATAAAATTTGAACACGGGAAAATCGTCGGCGACGGCCCTTACCGTGTCGGATTAAAGCTGATGATTGGCTGGGTGTATGCGGAAGGCCTCACCCATTTCGGCTTTGATGAAAAAGGAAGACTGCTGCTCGCCGGCCATGATTTTGACGGAAAATTAGCTGTCGCCCTGCAGCTCGGCGAAAAGCCTTTTAACCACTAGAAGAGGTGAATACGACATGGTGATGGAAATAGAACAAGAACGGCAAGTGCTGGTTATTTTTCCGCATCCTGATGACGAGGCATTCGGCGTCTCCGGAACGATTGCCGCCCATACAAAGCGCGGCACACCGGTTACCTACGCCTGCCTGACGCTCGGAGAAATGGGCAGAAATCTTGGCAATCCCCCATTTGCGACTCGCGAATCGCTGCCAGACATCCGCAAAGCCGAGTTACTGGCATCGGCTGAAGCACTGAAGATTGATGACTTGCGCATGATGGGACTGCGCGACAAAACATTGGAGTTTGAGGATGATCATAAAATGGTCCGTCTCGTTTCTGATTTGCTGGACGAACTGAAGCCTTCTCTAGTGATCAGCTTCTATCCGGGCTTCTCCGTCCATCCGGACCATGAAGCGACCGCTCGGGCCGTCGTCCGCGCCATCCGACGCCTGCCGGAGAACGAGCGGCCAAAGCTCCACGCCGTTGCCTTCGCTAATAATACGGAAACCAAGCTTGGGGCTCCGGATATCATCTATGACGTAAGCGATACATTCGAGCAAAAGATGGCCTCCATGCGCGCCCATATCTCCCAAACGGTCTGGATGCTCAAAGAAATCGAAAAGCTTCTCAGCCAACATGATGAAGCGACCATTCAGCGGGTCAAATTCGAACGTTTCTGGAGCTACCGCTGGGACGAAGACAAAGTAAGCGATATCTAATCGAAAGCCCCAAACCCTTCATGGGTCTGGGGCTGCTTTTCAAGCGTTTTCTCCGGTTTTTCAATTTTTTCAGATTTCCTCACCTTTATCAGATCAATAAATTAAATAAGAACGGATCTTCATTGATTTCGATATACGGAAATCCCTTTTGGTTCATGCGATTGATGAGCGGGAAATAGTCTTCCTTATGGGTCAGTTCGATGCCGACAAGGACAGGGCCTTCATCGCGATTCGTGCGTTTCGTGTATTCAAAGCGGGTGACATCGTCCGTTTCTCCAAGAACCTCATGCAAAAATTCTCTTAGAGCGCCGGCCCGCTGCGGGAAGCTGATGATGAAGTAATGCTTAAGCCCTTCATGGATTAAGGAACGTTCTTTAATTTCCTGCATGCGGTCGATATCATTGTTGCCGCCGCTGATGACGCAAACGATGTTTTTTCCTTTGATTTCTTCCTTATAATAATCAAGAGCCGCGATGGGCAGAGCTCCGGCCGGTTCGGCTACGATGGCATTTTCATTGTACAGCTTCAAAATGGCGGTGCACACTTTGCCCTCAGGAACGATCACAATATCATCCAGCATATCCTTGCAAATATCCATCGTGATATGTCCAACCTGTTTAACGGCTGCACCATCGACAAAGGGGTCGATTTTTTCCAAAGATGTGACCTGGCTGTTAGCGATCGATGTTTTCATGCCGGGGGCTCCCTCCGGTTCCACGCCGATCATCTTTGTGCGGGCGCTAATGCTTTTAATATAAGAGCCGACACCGGCCGCCAAGCCGCCTCCTCCGATCGAACAAAAAACATAATCAATCGGATCGGACATATCATTCATGATTTCGACTCCAACGGTTCCTTGCCCGGCAATTGTCCGATAGTCATCGAAAGGATGAATAAATTCCATTCCTTCTTTTGTGCAGAATTCCATCGCTGCGACATACGAATCATCAAAGGTGTCTCCTGTCAGCACAATTTCGACATGCTTCCCCCCGAATAACCGCACTTGTGACACCTTTTGCCGGGGGGTCGTGGACGGCATAAAAATCGTGCCTTTAATATTTAATTCGTTGCAGGAAAAGGCGACTCCTTGCGCATGATTGCCGGCGCTTGCGCACACTACGCCTTTGGCTCGTTCTTCCTCGGACAGACTGTGAATGAAGTTATAGGCTCCGCGTAATTTAAATGAGCGGACAATCTGCAAATCCTCGCGTTTTAAATAAATATTGCAGCCGTAGCGGGCAGATAGCAGTTCATTTTTTTGAAGCGGCGTTTTTGCGGCTACGTCTTTTAATGTTTGATACGCCATCACAATGTCTTCTACTCTGACTTTCGTTAAAGCTTTACTCACATTATTCCCCTTCTTTATTCGAATTTTGAGAATTATTTTAACATACTAATGGCAGCTTTGGATAGGGACTCCTTGCAATTTGTTGAGAATCTCTTCTACCCTCGGCAGGGGGAATATCGCATGAGCGGAGCACCGGCCATTGCCTTGACCGGCGCGTTTCTCAAGCTTTTTTCCTTCGTTGGGGCCAAACAAGTCAAAGCTGCTTTTCGTTATGCATTGACAAACCGTTCAATGGCTGCTGCGACCCCATCCTCATCATTCACAGCCGTCTCGTATTTGCAA
The Bacillus xiapuensis DNA segment above includes these coding regions:
- a CDS encoding DUF4230 domain-containing protein: MDQRDREKLEQMEALLRELKAGKQRTAAAAAAGRAPVYTAGRLTRGWRMFLLLAVILLGIIGFSSFYSGEGQHQSGAFIEQIKDLNSLATAEAYSKAVIEQEDNEIFGKKIGVDVPGTKRKILLIIPGKVMAGVDLSKVGKEDVQVNEKNKTIRISIPKAEILQDPVLETGQVKTFSIEGLFREEVDWEEGYELAEEAKKLIKKEAVKQGLLQRAEQNAVQSLEQFFQQLDYQANVTISK
- the pdxK gene encoding pyridoxine/pyridoxal/pyridoxamine kinase; translation: MTMKKTLTIAGSDTSGGAGIQADLKTFQEHGVYGMTALTTIVTMDPDNHWSHGVHPLSIDTLEAQLKTAMSVGIDAMKTGMLATAEIIEVAGKHIKANGLDKVVIDPVMVCKGEDEVLNPEAPAAMREFLLPLATVITPNLFEAGQLSGAGPIRTVDDMKAAAKQIHDLGAKNVVVKGGKQLEHDKAIDVFYDGADFTVLEAEKIATTYNHGAGCTFAAAITANLANGLSVKESVANAKAFANAAIRHGFRLNQYVGPVMHGAFNKVNG
- a CDS encoding YojF family protein, yielding MNVEPIIVPKVQEVINRLANKEVYIHLETTNGAYASHLNEKFFSAGAYIRNAQIKFEHGKIVGDGPYRVGLKLMIGWVYAEGLTHFGFDEKGRLLLAGHDFDGKLAVALQLGEKPFNH
- the bshB2 gene encoding bacillithiol biosynthesis deacetylase BshB2, with amino-acid sequence MEIEQERQVLVIFPHPDDEAFGVSGTIAAHTKRGTPVTYACLTLGEMGRNLGNPPFATRESLPDIRKAELLASAEALKIDDLRMMGLRDKTLEFEDDHKMVRLVSDLLDELKPSLVISFYPGFSVHPDHEATARAVVRAIRRLPENERPKLHAVAFANNTETKLGAPDIIYDVSDTFEQKMASMRAHISQTVWMLKEIEKLLSQHDEATIQRVKFERFWSYRWDEDKVSDI
- the ilvA gene encoding threonine ammonia-lyase IlvA, with amino-acid sequence MSKALTKVRVEDIVMAYQTLKDVAAKTPLQKNELLSARYGCNIYLKREDLQIVRSFKLRGAYNFIHSLSEEERAKGVVCASAGNHAQGVAFSCNELNIKGTIFMPSTTPRQKVSQVRLFGGKHVEIVLTGDTFDDSYVAAMEFCTKEGMEFIHPFDDYRTIAGQGTVGVEIMNDMSDPIDYVFCSIGGGGLAAGVGSYIKSISARTKMIGVEPEGAPGMKTSIANSQVTSLEKIDPFVDGAAVKQVGHITMDICKDMLDDIVIVPEGKVCTAILKLYNENAIVAEPAGALPIAALDYYKEEIKGKNIVCVISGGNNDIDRMQEIKERSLIHEGLKHYFIISFPQRAGALREFLHEVLGETDDVTRFEYTKRTNRDEGPVLVGIELTHKEDYFPLINRMNQKGFPYIEINEDPFLFNLLI